Proteins co-encoded in one Nothobranchius furzeri strain GRZ-AD chromosome 4, NfurGRZ-RIMD1, whole genome shotgun sequence genomic window:
- the c4h15orf61 gene encoding uncharacterized protein C15orf61 homolog isoform X1 produces the protein MKEFLRKIHNSLLKIALFPSTLTQTGPRPAASEVLTCHLQQRRLPAWTSFCVRYSSVHNDQFGLSSFNWRVQGSNYHILRTGCFPFVKYHCTKAPPQNLDVEDTFFSLLKVINLGIPCLAYGIGCWMVIGAAETVHTSVGPVTVYFAYKEEEELRELTSLLPACNSSNRNGAILACRSPQLDYLLLSENSIKWEIW, from the exons ATGAAGGAGTTTTTGAGGAAAATCCACAACTCCCTTTTGAAGATAGCTCTGTTTCCAAGCACACTGACCCAAACAGGTCCGCGACCAGCAGCCTCGGAGGTGTTAACCTGCCACCTGCAGCAGCGCAGACTCCCAGCCTGGACTTCCTTCTGTGTTCGCTACAGCTCCGTCCACAATGACCAGTTTGGATTATCGAGCTTTAACTGGAGGGTTCAGGGCTCCAACTACCACATCCTGAGAACAGGCTGCTTCCCCTTCGTCAAGTACCACTGCACCAAAGCACCTCCACAGAACCTGGACGTTGAAGACACGTTTTTCTCCCTGTTGAAAGTTATTAATCTGG GAATCCCTTGTTTGGCTTATGGGATCGGGTGCTGGATGGTGATAGGAGCTGCAGAAACTGTCCACACTAGTGTTGGACCTGTCACGGTCTACTTTGCCTACAAAGAAGAAGAAG agctccgggagttgacgtcacttctcccggcatgcaacagttcaaatcgaaacggtgccatattggcatgcagaagcccgcagctggactatttgttattgtcagaaaactcaatcaaatgggaaatatggtag
- the c4h15orf61 gene encoding uncharacterized protein C15orf61 homolog isoform X3: MKEFLRKIHNSLLKIALFPSTLTQTGPRPAASEVLTCHLQQRRLPAWTSFCVRYSSVHNDQFGLSSFNWRVQGSNYHILRTGCFPFVKYHCTKAPPQNLDVEDTFFSLLKVINLGIPCLAYGIGCWMVIGAAETVHTSVGPVTVYFAYKEEEGLHL; the protein is encoded by the exons ATGAAGGAGTTTTTGAGGAAAATCCACAACTCCCTTTTGAAGATAGCTCTGTTTCCAAGCACACTGACCCAAACAGGTCCGCGACCAGCAGCCTCGGAGGTGTTAACCTGCCACCTGCAGCAGCGCAGACTCCCAGCCTGGACTTCCTTCTGTGTTCGCTACAGCTCCGTCCACAATGACCAGTTTGGATTATCGAGCTTTAACTGGAGGGTTCAGGGCTCCAACTACCACATCCTGAGAACAGGCTGCTTCCCCTTCGTCAAGTACCACTGCACCAAAGCACCTCCACAGAACCTGGACGTTGAAGACACGTTTTTCTCCCTGTTGAAAGTTATTAATCTGG GAATCCCTTGTTTGGCTTATGGGATCGGGTGCTGGATGGTGATAGGAGCTGCAGAAACTGTCCACACTAGTGTTGGACCTGTCACGGTCTACTTTGCCTACAAAGAAGAAGAAG GGCTTCACCTTTGA
- the c4h15orf61 gene encoding uncharacterized protein C15orf61 homolog isoform X2: protein MKEFLRKIHNSLLKIALFPSTLTQTGPRPAASEVLTCHLQQRRLPAWTSFCVRYSSVHNDQFGLSSFNWRVQGSNYHILRTGCFPFVKYHCTKAPPQNLDVEDTFFSLLKVINLGIPCLAYGIGCWMVIGAAETVHTSVGPVTVYFAYKEEEGARY, encoded by the exons ATGAAGGAGTTTTTGAGGAAAATCCACAACTCCCTTTTGAAGATAGCTCTGTTTCCAAGCACACTGACCCAAACAGGTCCGCGACCAGCAGCCTCGGAGGTGTTAACCTGCCACCTGCAGCAGCGCAGACTCCCAGCCTGGACTTCCTTCTGTGTTCGCTACAGCTCCGTCCACAATGACCAGTTTGGATTATCGAGCTTTAACTGGAGGGTTCAGGGCTCCAACTACCACATCCTGAGAACAGGCTGCTTCCCCTTCGTCAAGTACCACTGCACCAAAGCACCTCCACAGAACCTGGACGTTGAAGACACGTTTTTCTCCCTGTTGAAAGTTATTAATCTGG GAATCCCTTGTTTGGCTTATGGGATCGGGTGCTGGATGGTGATAGGAGCTGCAGAAACTGTCCACACTAGTGTTGGACCTGTCACGGTCTACTTTGCCTACAAAGAAGAAGAAGGTGCACGATACTAG